Proteins found in one Actinokineospora alba genomic segment:
- a CDS encoding AfsR/SARP family transcriptional regulator, with product MDSSDDDGPRFCVLGPVGVAVGDQLHSIGGPGLRGLLAILLLEPNQVVPIERIVDVLWDHEPPVTARTIVQGYVSRTRKWLSTVDSTTSIETTGAGYQLVIDESRIDVSMARRLLAGARGREPEVRSEMLARAQALWRGPELSDIGDRVRAPELAELRLAVIEARIDADLELGRHDDVIGELAALVDTHPFREHLVGQLVLALYRSGRRAGALEIYQRFAQRAAGELGLDPGPGLRELHSRVLRDDARLLKPRAEPVVSPRLGVLNPAQLPAPPSGFAGRESELAWLDGVRGAGVAVLAGPAGIGKSALALLWGSQVAREFVHGQLYVSLRGFDPRHPPLDAADVLTRFLLSLGVAAVDIPSDVAERAALYRSLLADRKVLVLLDDARDSEQVRPLLPGAGRSLVLVTSRRRLDGLVADGARLRVVDTLAADAAVQLIEHAAGPPLNAAERAQRARLARLCGFLPLALRIAGARLAVSPQWTVGDLVAELSDERTRLGALDVEDANTSVRAALDVTVRRLDEPHAATLRALGAFPGLWVSPYAVAALCGTDVGRARARLRVLAGSFLVSELDRDVYGMHDLVRLFARELAGSGVESLRAVAGHYLYAADACRRHLRAVDDDITPAAAPCPDIPDREAALDWFDREWPNLIAVAAACADAGLHREVWQLARVAGDYRRVRSRRDDWEWLLDMGLTSARACGEVRGQVLLHLSRCVLLSRFGAEHETTADADAAVMLAADLGEPKLSAMAHNTRASAWYGQKRFAEALGGYQEALSLARVAGYRLGEANLHNNIAQVHRNLGEPREALRPQRTAVELYREVGDLGFMGLALANLAELEHELGLLTESAANAREAVALAEVNGLELTEAFAREVLARTLRDSGDIAGARTELVIAIERYRQAQSPAADAARAALASLPPSEDPSRA from the coding sequence GTGGATTCAAGTGATGACGACGGGCCGCGGTTCTGCGTGCTCGGCCCGGTCGGTGTGGCGGTGGGGGACCAGCTGCACTCCATCGGCGGGCCGGGACTGCGGGGGCTGCTCGCGATCCTGCTCTTGGAACCCAATCAGGTGGTTCCGATCGAGCGGATCGTCGATGTGCTGTGGGACCACGAACCGCCCGTGACGGCCCGCACGATCGTGCAGGGCTATGTGTCCCGCACGCGCAAGTGGCTGTCCACAGTGGACTCGACGACGTCGATCGAGACGACCGGGGCGGGCTACCAGCTGGTGATCGACGAGAGCCGGATCGACGTCTCGATGGCCCGCCGGCTGCTCGCGGGGGCCCGTGGGCGTGAGCCCGAGGTCCGCTCGGAGATGCTCGCCCGGGCACAGGCGCTGTGGCGCGGGCCGGAGCTGTCCGACATCGGCGACCGGGTCCGGGCCCCGGAACTCGCCGAGCTGCGGCTCGCGGTGATCGAGGCCCGCATCGACGCCGACCTCGAACTCGGCAGGCACGACGACGTGATCGGCGAACTAGCCGCGCTGGTCGACACCCATCCGTTCCGGGAGCACCTCGTCGGGCAGCTGGTCCTGGCGCTCTACCGGTCGGGTAGGCGCGCGGGTGCGCTGGAGATCTACCAGCGCTTCGCTCAGCGGGCGGCGGGCGAGCTTGGCCTCGACCCGGGCCCTGGCCTGCGTGAGCTGCACAGCCGGGTGCTGCGCGACGACGCGCGGCTGCTCAAGCCACGGGCGGAGCCAGTGGTCAGCCCGCGGCTCGGGGTGCTGAACCCGGCGCAGCTTCCCGCGCCGCCGTCAGGCTTCGCCGGGCGCGAGTCGGAGCTGGCGTGGCTCGACGGGGTGCGCGGCGCGGGGGTCGCGGTGCTCGCCGGTCCGGCGGGGATCGGGAAGAGTGCCCTGGCGCTGCTGTGGGGCAGCCAGGTCGCGCGGGAGTTCGTCCACGGGCAGTTGTACGTGTCGCTGCGTGGGTTCGACCCCAGGCACCCGCCGCTCGACGCGGCTGACGTGCTCACCCGGTTCCTCCTGTCGCTCGGTGTGGCCGCGGTGGACATCCCGTCCGACGTGGCCGAGCGGGCCGCGCTCTACCGGTCGCTGCTGGCCGACCGCAAGGTCCTCGTGCTGCTCGACGACGCCCGCGACTCCGAGCAGGTCCGGCCGCTGCTGCCGGGGGCCGGACGGTCGTTGGTGCTGGTCACGAGCAGGCGAAGACTCGACGGACTGGTCGCCGACGGCGCGCGGCTGCGGGTCGTGGACACCCTCGCCGCCGACGCCGCCGTGCAGCTGATCGAGCACGCGGCGGGCCCGCCGCTCAACGCGGCCGAACGCGCGCAGCGGGCACGGCTGGCCCGGCTGTGCGGGTTCCTGCCGCTGGCGCTGCGGATCGCGGGCGCACGGCTCGCTGTCAGTCCACAGTGGACTGTCGGTGACCTGGTGGCGGAGCTGTCCGACGAGCGCACCCGGCTGGGCGCCCTCGATGTGGAGGACGCGAACACCAGCGTCCGGGCCGCCCTGGACGTCACGGTCCGCCGTCTCGACGAGCCGCACGCGGCCACCCTGCGGGCGCTGGGCGCGTTTCCGGGGCTGTGGGTGAGCCCGTACGCGGTGGCCGCGCTGTGCGGGACGGATGTGGGGCGGGCGCGGGCCAGGCTGCGGGTGCTCGCCGGGTCGTTCCTGGTCTCGGAACTGGACCGCGACGTCTACGGCATGCACGACCTGGTCCGCCTCTTCGCGCGCGAACTCGCCGGGTCCGGCGTGGAGTCGCTGCGGGCGGTGGCCGGGCACTACCTCTACGCCGCCGACGCGTGCCGCCGACACCTGCGCGCGGTCGACGACGACATCACGCCCGCCGCGGCACCGTGTCCGGACATCCCCGACCGCGAAGCCGCGCTGGACTGGTTCGACCGCGAGTGGCCCAACCTGATCGCGGTCGCCGCGGCCTGCGCCGACGCGGGCCTGCACCGGGAGGTCTGGCAGCTGGCCCGGGTCGCGGGCGACTACCGCCGGGTCCGCTCCCGCCGCGACGACTGGGAATGGCTGCTGGACATGGGTCTCACGTCGGCCCGAGCGTGCGGGGAGGTGCGCGGCCAGGTGCTGCTGCACCTGAGCCGCTGCGTCCTGCTGAGCCGCTTCGGCGCCGAACACGAGACAACGGCCGACGCGGACGCCGCTGTGATGCTCGCTGCGGACCTCGGCGAGCCCAAACTCAGCGCGATGGCGCACAACACGCGGGCCAGCGCCTGGTACGGCCAGAAGCGCTTCGCGGAAGCCCTCGGCGGCTACCAGGAGGCCCTGTCGCTGGCGCGGGTCGCGGGGTACCGGCTGGGGGAGGCGAACCTGCACAACAACATCGCCCAGGTCCACCGGAACCTGGGCGAGCCGCGGGAGGCGCTGCGGCCCCAGCGGACGGCGGTGGAGCTGTACCGGGAGGTCGGGGACCTCGGCTTCATGGGCTTGGCACTGGCGAACCTGGCCGAGCTGGAACACGAACTGGGCCTGCTGACGGAGTCCGCCGCCAACGCACGGGAGGCGGTGGCGTTGGCGGAGGTCAACGGCCTGGAACTCACGGAGGCCTTCGCCCGCGAA